The following are encoded in a window of Acropora muricata isolate sample 2 chromosome 6, ASM3666990v1, whole genome shotgun sequence genomic DNA:
- the LOC136918878 gene encoding uncharacterized protein, whose protein sequence is MARFPYFKLRKDSITFSPHLLASLAVMLFVLVANIDNTTEELQNNKIFETFNGFHLSGHVMELIQTTDEFDCGFRCLRNQHCRSYNSKDTGDNIYGKTICQLNNQTRLTAPDFFKATPGFTYFEKAVKGWHSSHPGRSCKDILESKDSVGDGAYWIDPEGNGKSLKVYCDMTTTLGGWLLIFNMVIDNSSSLPPITPQDDYRKIGDFQSKALMLTNNALFELRKHLAFKQLRFHCFKPGVRTFHVATIANSTGESVIRYFTGQVEEFPKASGSFTRLPGDNSLLAPRPAVWGKEGSKFKVGKWSHEGKKVLWDCPAFIQNYAHWLLEPDRWECDDFKYNHPNPYPPVGSFWKIYVR, encoded by the exons ATGGCAAGATTT CCTTATTTCAAACTAAGAAAGGATTCAATCACTTTTTCACCACATCTGCTGGCTTCGTTGGCGGTGATGCTTTTCGTTTTAGTGGCAAACATTGACAATACAACCGAGGAGCTGCAAAATAACAAGATTTTTGAAACGTTTAATG GTTTTCACCTCTCAGGACATGTAATGGAGTTAATACAAACAACTGATGAATTTGACTGTGGCTTTCGTTGCCTGAGGAATCAACATTGCCGATCATACAACAGTAAGGATACCGGCGATAACATCTATGGAAAAACAATCTGCCAATTAAACAACCAGACGAGGCTAACAGCGCCGGATTTCTTCAAAGCAACTCCCGGATTCACCTATTTCGAAAAAG CTGTCAAAGGTTGGCATTCAAGTCATCCTGGTCGCTCTTGCAAAGATATCCTAGAGTCTAAAGACTCTGTGGGTGATGGAGCATATTGGATCGACCCAGAGGGAAATGGCAAATCACTGAAAGTTTACTGTGATATGACCACTACATTGG GGGGCTGGCTTCTCATTTTTAACATGGTGATTGATAACAGTAGCTCGTTGCCCCCAATAACACCTCAAGATGACTATCGCAAGATCGGCGATTTCCAAAGCAAGGCTTTGATGCTCACAAATAATGCCCTCTTTGAGCTTCGAAAGCACTTGGCTTTCAAGCAGTTAAGATTTCACTGTTTCAAGCCAGGAGTACGTACCTTTCATGTCGCCACAATTGCCAACAGCACTGGTGAATCGGTGATTCGCTACTTCACTGGACAAGTTGAAGAATTTCCGAAAGCAAGCGGCtctttcacaagactgccgggAGACAATTCGCTCCTCGCACCTCGCCCTGCCGTTTGGGGAAAGGAGGGTTCCAAGTTTAAGGTTGGAAAGTGGTCCCATGAAGGGAAAAAGGTATTGTGGGATTGTCCTGCCTTTATTCAAAATTATGCTCATTGGCTTTTAGAGCCTGATCGATGGGAGTGTGATGATTTCAAGTACAATCATCCCAATCCCTATCCCCCTGTGGGGAGTTTTTGGAAAATATATGTTCGTTGA
- the LOC136918882 gene encoding uncharacterized protein has translation MARFLYVKLRKDSITLSPHLLASLAVMLFVLVTNIDNTTEELQKSKIFETFNGFHLSGHVIELIQTTDEFHCGFRCLRNQHCRSYNSKDTGDNIYGKTICQLNNQTRLTAPDFFKPTPGFTYFEKAVKGWHSSHPSRSCKDILESEDSVGDGEYWIDPEGNGKSLKVYCDMTTAGGGWLLIFNVVIDSSSSLPPITTQDDYRKIGDFQSKALMLTNNALFELRKHLAFRQLRFQCYKPGLRTFHVVTITNSTGESVIRYFTGQVEEFPKASGSFTRLPGDNSHLAHRPADWGKEGPTYKVGKWSHQGTKALWNCPAFIQNYAHWLLEPSRWECDDYLPPTPPPVGSFWKIYVR, from the exons ATGGCAAGATTT CTTTATGTGAAACTAAGAAAGGATTCAATCACTTTATCACCGCATCTGTTGGCTTCTCTGGCGGTGATGCTTTTCGTTTTAGTGACGAACATTGACAATACAACTGAGGAGCTCCAAAAGAGCAAGATTTTTGAAACGTTTAATG GTTTTCACCTCTCAGGACATGTAATAGAGTTAATACAAACAACTGATGAATTTCACTGTGGCTTTCGTTGCCTGAGGAATCAACACTGCCGATCATACAACAGTAAGGATACCGGCGATAACATCTATGGAAAAACAATCTGCCAATTAAACAACCAGACGAGGCTAACAGCGCCGGATTTCTTCAAGCCAACTCCCGGATTCACATATTTCGAAAAAG CTGTCAAAGGTTGGCATTCAAGTCATCCTAGTCGCTCTTGCAAAGATATCCTAGAGTCTGAAGACTCTGTGGGTGACGGAGAATATTGGATCGACCCAGAAGGAAATGGCAAATCACTGAAAGTTTATTGTGATATGACGACTGCAGGGG GGGGCTGGCTTCTCATTTTCAATGTGGTGATTGATAGCAGTAGTTCGTTGCCCCCAATAACAACTCAAGATGACTATCGCAAGATCGGCGATTTCCAAAGCAAGGCTTTGATGCTCACAAATAATGCCCTCTTTGAGCTTCGAAAGCACTTGGCTTTTAGGCAGTTGAGATTTCAATGTTACAAGCCAGGACTACGTACCTTTCATGTTGTCACAATTACCAACAGCACCGGTGAATCGGTGATTCGCTACTTCACTGGACAAGTTGAAGAATTTCCGAAAGCAAGCGGCtctttcacaagactgccgggAGACAATTCGCACCTCGCACATCGCCCTGCCGATTGGGGAAAGGAGGGTCCCACTTATAAGGTTGGAAAGTGGTCCCATCAAGGGACAAAAGCATTGTGGAATTGTCCTGCCTTTATTCAAAATTATGCTCATTGGCTTTTAGAGCCTTCTCGATGGGAGTGTGATGATTACCTCCCTCCCACTCCCCCTCCTGTGGGGAGTTTTTGGAAAATATATGTTCGTTGA
- the LOC136920244 gene encoding uncharacterized protein produces MVFLKLSKDSVCFSSLTLAMVAVITQVLITKIEVTTGQPQKTMYFTRFQDFHLSAGQIIDTFSSTDEFDCGLRCLRNQHCRSYNSKDTGDGIHGKTICQLSNQTRRTAPDFFKPTSGFTYFEKAQGVKGQYSGHPGHSCKDILESKDSVGDGEYWIDPGRNCKSLKVYCDMTTAGGGWLLIFNVVIDNNSSLPTITTQDDYRKIGDFQSKALILTNNALFELRKHLAFKQLRFHCYKPGVRTFHVATIANSTGEWVIRYLTEQTEELPKASGSFTRLPGDNSLLALRPANWGYEKDTYKVGKWSHQGKKALWDHIVFIQDHAHWLLESSRWECDDFTSSTNLPTGSFWKIYVR; encoded by the exons ATG GTTTTCTTAAAGCTTAGTAAGGACTCAGTTTGCTTCTCATCGCTAACATTAGCCATGGTGGCGGTCATTACTCAGGTTCTGATAACGAAAATAGAAGTTACAACCGGGCAGCCTCAAAAGACGATGTATTTCACACGATTTCAAg atttccaTCTTTCTGCGGGGCAGATAATAGATACATTCTCAAGCACGGATGAATTTGACTGTGGCCTTCGTTGCCTGAGGAATCAACACTGCCGATCTTACAACAGTAAGGATACTGGCGATGGCATCCATGGAAAGACAATCTGCCAATTAAGCAACCAGACGAGGCGAACAGCGCCAGATTTCTTCAAGCCTACCTCTGGATTTActtattttgaaaaag CTCAAGGTGTTAAAGGTCAGTATTCAGGTCATCCAGGTCACTCCTGCAAAGATATTCTGGAGTCTAAAGATTCTGTGGGTGACGGGGAATACTGGATCGACCCAGGAAGAAACTGCAAATCACTGAAAGTTTATTGTGATATGACGACTGCAGGGG GGGGCTGGCTCCTCATTTTTAACGTGGTGATTGATAACAACAGCTCGTTGCCCACAATAACAACTCAAGATGACTATCGCAAGATCGGCGATTTCCAAAGCAAGGCTTTGATTCTCACAAATAATGCCCTCTTTGAGCTTCGAAAGCACTTGGCTTTCAAGCAGTTAAGATTTCACTGTTACAAGCCAGGAGTACGTACCTTTCATGTCGCCACAATTGCCAACAGCACCGGTGAATGGGTGATTCGCTACCTCACTGAACAAACTGAAGAATTACCGAAAGCAAGTGGCtctttcacaagactgccgggAGACAATTCGCTCCTCGCACTTCGCCCTGCCAATTGGGGATACGAGAAAGACACATATAAGGTTGGAAAGTGGTCCCATCAAGGGAAAAAGGCGTTGTGGGATCATATTGTCTTCATTCAAGATCATGCTCATTGGCTTTTAGAGTCTTCTCGATGGGAGTGTGATGATTTCACGTCTTCCACTAACCTCCCTACTGGGAGTTTTTGGAAAATATACGTTCGTTGA